From Algoriphagus sp. NG3, the proteins below share one genomic window:
- a CDS encoding tyrosine-protein phosphatase, with amino-acid sequence MKTVKTLLISATLLASLQAVAQKNLGLESSPNFRELGGLAVGDGYQIKDDMIYRSGSFSHLPEDDKEKLAKTNINTVVDFRSAFEIEREPDDIPASLQAAYVSSPIGAMDQKAMGKFMEVLNREEFKTESLDSLMVEANRNFVVHIADYKPFFESLLDQDAVVLFHCSAGKDRTGLASSLLLHILGADWDTIMSDYLRSNDAVQKLDENKLAMYGISKERARYLMGVQPVYLETAWAEINKKYGSIDAMLEKEFGIGEEQKARLRAKFLKKG; translated from the coding sequence ATGAAGACAGTAAAAACACTACTTATTTCGGCAACATTGCTTGCCTCTTTGCAGGCAGTTGCACAAAAAAACCTTGGGCTTGAATCAAGTCCTAATTTCAGAGAGTTGGGCGGTCTAGCAGTTGGGGACGGATATCAGATCAAAGATGATATGATCTATCGCTCAGGAAGCTTCAGTCATCTGCCAGAGGACGACAAGGAAAAACTGGCCAAAACCAATATTAATACCGTTGTGGATTTCCGCTCTGCTTTCGAAATTGAGCGGGAGCCGGATGATATTCCCGCATCATTACAGGCTGCCTATGTCTCCTCCCCTATAGGAGCGATGGATCAAAAAGCTATGGGCAAATTTATGGAGGTGCTTAATAGGGAAGAATTCAAGACCGAGAGTCTGGATTCCTTGATGGTGGAGGCGAATAGAAATTTTGTTGTACATATTGCGGATTACAAGCCTTTCTTTGAAAGCCTTCTAGATCAGGATGCTGTAGTGTTATTTCATTGTAGTGCTGGCAAAGACCGAACAGGTTTGGCATCCTCTCTACTGCTTCATATCCTTGGGGCTGACTGGGATACCATCATGTCCGACTATTTGAGGTCAAATGATGCCGTACAGAAGCTCGATGAAAACAAGCTCGCCATGTACGGGATATCAAAGGAAAGGGCGAGGTATTTAATGGGGGTTCAGCCAGTATATCTGGAAACAGCCTGGGCTGAGATCAACAAGAAATATGGCAGTATTGATGCCATGCTGGAAAAAGAGTTTGGAATCGGGGAAGAGCAAAAAGCAAGATTAAGAGCCAAATTCCTGAAGAAAGGCTAG
- a CDS encoding OmpA family protein — protein sequence MAALLMIGGSVMPLQAQMKERVVERAKESSTNKAERTVDETIESVGDGIVNGVKGLFTKKGKKGKDQSDSMESGGSQGTGGEYGSEDWSEEGGFDGMNSGQASDGSASLSKYTKFSFVQGEEIIAYDDFMQDKVGDLPASWVTTGTAEIVNFDGIEGNWVWFNKTKGNFIPEYLNDFPENFTVEFDLMYDFAFGTFSSSRNIVLVFTDIANPEANLGWEGSGDYFTLQKLSDNYLGIQFSGNSHDGGPYIVARKAVHTEKGLNFRNDFNAKHLINEEGANKSIHISISRMGRRVQVFANEEKVLDLTAAFQKDVKLTSARFFVNNAADGDNYYLSNIRYAVGQPDTRNKLLESGTYSTSAITFNSGSAVIKPESYAILKEIADALNSESGKSVSIIGHTDSDGSAELNQRLSEERAAAVMLALQNEFGVNNAMETSGKGASDPIAENNTPTGKANNRRVEFILN from the coding sequence ATGGCTGCACTTTTAATGATAGGAGGGAGTGTAATGCCACTTCAAGCCCAAATGAAAGAGCGGGTGGTAGAGCGCGCCAAAGAGTCATCCACCAACAAAGCGGAACGTACAGTAGATGAAACCATAGAATCTGTAGGAGATGGGATAGTAAACGGGGTGAAGGGATTATTTACTAAAAAAGGCAAAAAAGGTAAGGATCAATCGGATAGTATGGAATCTGGAGGAAGCCAGGGGACGGGCGGGGAGTATGGATCAGAAGACTGGTCTGAGGAGGGAGGTTTCGACGGGATGAACTCCGGACAGGCTTCAGATGGTAGTGCTAGCTTATCCAAATACACCAAATTCTCCTTTGTCCAGGGCGAAGAAATCATAGCCTATGATGATTTTATGCAGGATAAAGTGGGGGATTTGCCTGCTTCTTGGGTCACTACTGGAACAGCTGAAATTGTCAATTTTGACGGGATCGAAGGAAACTGGGTGTGGTTTAACAAGACCAAAGGAAATTTTATACCTGAATACCTGAATGATTTTCCCGAGAACTTCACCGTGGAGTTTGACCTGATGTATGATTTTGCCTTTGGGACATTTAGTTCCAGTAGAAATATTGTGCTTGTGTTCACCGATATTGCCAATCCTGAAGCAAATTTAGGATGGGAGGGGTCCGGGGATTATTTCACGCTACAGAAATTGTCCGACAACTATCTGGGAATTCAGTTTTCAGGCAATAGTCATGATGGAGGGCCTTACATCGTAGCCAGAAAAGCAGTTCATACCGAAAAGGGATTGAATTTCAGAAATGATTTCAATGCCAAGCACCTGATTAACGAAGAAGGAGCCAACAAGTCAATCCATATCTCCATTTCCCGTATGGGCAGAAGGGTGCAGGTATTTGCCAATGAGGAAAAAGTCCTGGATCTTACTGCGGCCTTTCAAAAAGATGTTAAGCTGACAAGTGCGAGATTTTTTGTCAACAACGCAGCTGATGGAGACAATTACTACCTCAGCAACATTCGCTATGCTGTAGGGCAACCGGATACCCGAAACAAACTCCTGGAAAGCGGAACTTACAGCACCTCTGCAATCACCTTCAACTCGGGCTCTGCTGTGATCAAACCTGAATCCTATGCCATACTCAAAGAAATAGCAGATGCACTTAATTCCGAGTCAGGTAAGTCAGTATCCATAATCGGCCATACCGATAGTGATGGTTCCGCAGAACTAAACCAGCGACTATCTGAGGAGCGTGCAGCTGCGGTAATGCTAGCCTTGCAAAATGAATTTGGTGTCAATAATGCCATGGAGACATCAGGTAAAGGGGCTTCAGATCCCATCGCTGAGAATAATACCCCTACTGGGAAAGCAAATAACAGACGGGTGGAATTCATCCTTAATTAA
- a CDS encoding CHAT domain-containing protein codes for MIRFLVIFIFLCSFKQQAKALQQSTVDSTEYWHKSNLLDTTAVHLSRQKIDTEEARETFKSLASYFEKVKATDRLAYTYTQLGTSFHRQNKLDSADFYHAKANVVLDNNPSTNMRLVNMVRSTYAVVLAGKNEYNKSASFFLKSLNFLKENNQDNQNSGHIARTYNNVATVYKSINDNDQSLRYYDSCLVILRQDKAEMNTMIGEMVHSNIALIYSILGVHEEAINHLKQSETIRNNIPEQYTHITDRFPLDLIFADVYSQRNHSPEDGRIALSYLKRNYDEFQKKYPDDPKLLEFYNEFTNAYLVAGDYDSALVFAEKAEKFQLAAYGEDRPHLADTYLKYAKIYKAKEDLPQQLVYRAKAIEQFEKSQDNIRDSYGLLLFDQAEYELSQHNPTAAEEQIQKATRVFLGIEGKPITYNPSFQELSGKDFLTDFFSRKGYLLTRFYEINQDQSYLDAALDSYILSIRQALKTKQGIYSLRSKSNIYASNYDLAQEAILVSNQLYDLTKSSEYLNKSILLSDFSKSLPLRESFFTASLDVTGIPQELLDKEYELKSKLLEFEAVGYQDSEQQSGDLTEEFYLVNPKNEAYFQTKADLEMLISSYKKDYPNYYAIKYGEVYGVENELLPATLPLSISKSDHLLIQYQNFGSYYLAFYTLKGKSNYLKIQNTPALKKETQEFLSSIQSKTNDFKNHGYNLFEILLKPILDQFNADKVIIIPDGDLALLPFEAFLSEPAKPAHSLKDLPYLIKRYQISYHYSAFLLNKNRKKIKSGKEVKFLGIAPAYSGFQNEVRNASNEVTRATFASLPNNTAEVREIAEGFNSTILLATDALESRFKESAATADIIHLAAHSQINNTNPLISSLVMQEDEAEDGFLHSFELFNLQLTADLVTLSACNSGVGDYQKGEGIMSLARGFMYANISNILMSIWAVPDLSTKTLMTGFYNQIKKGDSYESAIRHSKLDYIATADENTAHPYYWGAFIYAGDVAEDRGRKGWWIVGAVLALALLSYYTIKRNRGFAIILLLTTASCGTEKELKTDTQKESESVAESILDLYGDSSWGVFTKKADSLQKLGLHTESVSYRDSALESYTDGVTEIRNYLQVKRNHSLALSYNYAAEGIPLLASAYQLMDSTNLPLDEKISLLNTYYHFLGYNGKWPEALPVAEKIHRTLITTDDPDPESLSSVLFDIAYIHNKIGNYPEAVEFYEQALDKQISFYGESHQEVGLTYNNLAFNYGLLGLSNKQYQTYQKAAKVWEEAEELDQSYLMTVYGNLINWNLRYGDLNEAEGLLAKIRELVVNKDENWGKKNQLISQKKDDPNLHLMLNYWNKHLHVLTQKGQLDEAISYRDSIASLVSSIDQSHIQEFLKYLVSSEEELAELHFLKGDFDGAISHYEKALKIKDSHGHSSLVADTYAKLSLIYLDKNNPAIAEKYIDSAMAVSRHKGEVIDYIIIAAKIANAKHDLKSAKHYGSKTLAMLTGSDSLSSSLQSIQLVDFGGRVHSNYISGLTIVGQTYLSLFDSTASYQDLETAKHLFQLAMAMLDSYYLGGAYTDALASLQSKIQLGLLECHLRSEHPEDEGALSQLLGLLENNRSSQDWKKFMKNARQTAILVPDSIQQKEDEHRKLIVHYKEQLLSLQKDSAETGQPDFLRSKLHHHEQELEILESTLEELTPQYLRLSQSNVKLSHVQEAIDKQTTLLRYLVTDSSSYLFEISKNKILLHSLGSTTKLRSLVSKTMDQLKSRDIAFYESSTELFASLFPDGIDSDFQRQLLIIPDDIVNYVPFEALTPTGKPDGFLVTQHDISYSGSLPLWLLQEGMEKNSTASFAAFAPQYSTTQEKELLRGNSAIDLPGAASEAIRISELLEGEIHQGDKLDKGFFLAKAKDYSILHLAMHAEVNDLEGEQSSFVFADDSRLHAYELYNMRLQADLATLSACNTGYGPIKKGEGVKSLATAFSYAGVPSLIMGLWQLPDQSSESLMVSFYQSLLEGNKKNTSLANAKREYLKANPDAELSHPFYWAGLVVSGNTNPIRHAGIPNWMIAIALLLIVGGIGISWRVRAKKTS; via the coding sequence ATGATCAGATTTTTAGTGATTTTTATTTTCCTATGTTCTTTCAAGCAGCAGGCTAAAGCACTTCAACAATCTACCGTTGACAGCACAGAATACTGGCATAAGTCAAACCTTCTGGACACCACAGCCGTCCATCTTTCCAGACAAAAAATTGATACTGAAGAAGCTAGGGAAACTTTTAAATCTCTTGCATCCTATTTTGAAAAGGTAAAAGCAACGGATCGTCTCGCCTATACTTATACTCAATTGGGAACAAGCTTTCACCGCCAAAACAAACTGGATTCGGCTGATTTTTATCATGCAAAAGCAAATGTAGTATTGGACAATAACCCCTCCACCAATATGCGATTGGTAAATATGGTTCGGAGTACCTATGCTGTGGTGTTGGCAGGAAAAAACGAGTACAATAAGTCTGCGTCCTTCTTCTTGAAATCACTCAACTTCCTCAAAGAAAACAATCAGGATAATCAAAATAGCGGACACATCGCACGGACTTATAACAATGTAGCTACAGTCTATAAAAGCATCAATGACAACGACCAATCCTTGCGCTATTATGATAGTTGTCTGGTAATCCTGCGGCAGGACAAGGCAGAAATGAACACCATGATCGGAGAGATGGTGCATTCGAATATTGCATTGATCTATAGTATTCTCGGGGTTCACGAAGAAGCCATCAACCATCTTAAGCAATCGGAAACCATCCGAAACAATATCCCGGAGCAGTACACCCATATTACGGATAGATTTCCTTTGGATTTGATATTCGCCGATGTTTATTCCCAACGAAACCACAGTCCAGAGGATGGCAGAATAGCCTTATCCTACTTAAAAAGAAATTACGATGAATTTCAAAAAAAGTACCCTGATGACCCCAAATTACTGGAGTTTTACAATGAATTCACCAACGCATACCTTGTAGCAGGAGATTATGACTCGGCACTGGTATTTGCAGAAAAGGCAGAGAAATTCCAATTAGCTGCATATGGAGAAGATCGTCCCCATCTCGCCGACACCTATTTGAAATATGCCAAAATTTATAAGGCAAAGGAAGATCTGCCTCAGCAATTAGTGTATCGGGCAAAAGCCATAGAGCAGTTTGAGAAAAGTCAGGATAATATTCGGGATTCTTATGGGCTATTGCTGTTTGATCAGGCGGAATATGAACTAAGTCAGCATAACCCAACTGCTGCGGAGGAACAGATTCAGAAAGCTACGCGTGTATTTTTGGGGATTGAAGGAAAACCCATAACCTACAATCCATCATTCCAAGAACTATCAGGCAAAGATTTTCTTACGGATTTTTTCTCCCGAAAAGGCTATTTGTTGACAAGATTTTATGAGATCAATCAAGATCAAAGCTACCTGGACGCTGCATTGGACTCATACATTCTATCCATTCGACAAGCTTTGAAAACCAAGCAGGGGATCTATAGCCTTCGCTCCAAATCCAATATTTATGCTTCTAACTATGATCTGGCACAGGAGGCAATTTTGGTCAGTAATCAGCTATACGACCTCACGAAGAGTAGTGAATACCTGAATAAAAGTATTCTCTTATCCGATTTCTCCAAATCACTGCCTCTAAGGGAATCCTTCTTCACAGCCAGTCTGGATGTAACCGGTATTCCTCAAGAGCTATTGGATAAAGAATATGAGCTTAAATCAAAATTGCTGGAATTTGAAGCGGTAGGTTATCAGGATTCAGAGCAGCAAAGCGGAGACTTAACGGAGGAATTCTATCTGGTGAATCCCAAAAATGAGGCTTATTTCCAGACAAAAGCTGACTTAGAGATGTTGATATCCTCCTATAAGAAAGACTATCCAAACTACTACGCTATTAAATACGGTGAAGTCTATGGTGTAGAAAACGAACTGCTCCCGGCAACGCTACCTTTGAGTATCAGCAAGTCAGACCATCTTCTGATCCAATACCAAAATTTTGGATCTTATTATTTGGCCTTCTATACTCTCAAAGGCAAATCGAACTATTTGAAAATCCAAAATACGCCTGCCCTTAAAAAGGAAACTCAGGAGTTTTTAAGTTCTATCCAATCGAAAACCAATGATTTCAAAAACCATGGATATAACTTATTCGAAATCCTTCTCAAGCCGATTTTGGATCAGTTTAATGCCGACAAAGTAATCATCATTCCGGATGGGGATTTGGCATTGTTGCCTTTCGAAGCCTTTCTGAGCGAACCCGCCAAGCCAGCCCATAGTCTAAAGGATTTACCCTATTTGATTAAGCGTTATCAGATTTCATATCATTACTCCGCTTTTTTATTAAACAAGAACCGAAAGAAGATAAAATCTGGGAAAGAGGTGAAATTTCTAGGCATAGCTCCGGCGTATTCCGGATTCCAGAATGAGGTTCGCAATGCCTCAAATGAAGTTACCAGAGCTACTTTCGCATCCCTACCCAACAATACTGCGGAAGTCAGAGAAATAGCTGAAGGTTTCAATTCAACAATTTTGCTTGCTACAGATGCACTGGAAAGCAGATTCAAAGAAAGTGCCGCCACCGCAGATATCATACATCTTGCGGCGCATAGCCAAATAAACAATACTAATCCGCTGATTTCCAGTCTAGTAATGCAGGAAGACGAAGCAGAGGATGGCTTCCTGCACAGTTTTGAATTGTTCAACCTTCAATTAACTGCTGATCTGGTCACGCTATCAGCCTGTAACTCAGGTGTAGGAGATTATCAAAAAGGGGAAGGGATTATGAGTCTTGCCAGAGGTTTTATGTATGCCAACATTTCAAATATACTCATGAGTATCTGGGCAGTTCCTGACCTATCTACTAAAACTTTAATGACTGGTTTTTACAACCAAATAAAAAAAGGGGATTCGTACGAATCGGCAATCCGCCATTCGAAGCTGGATTACATTGCCACTGCTGATGAAAACACAGCACATCCCTATTACTGGGGAGCATTTATCTATGCGGGTGATGTAGCGGAAGATCGCGGACGGAAGGGCTGGTGGATTGTGGGAGCAGTATTAGCTCTAGCGTTGTTAAGTTATTATACTATCAAAAGAAACAGAGGCTTTGCAATCATTCTACTCTTGACAACGGCTTCTTGTGGAACTGAAAAAGAACTAAAGACTGACACTCAAAAAGAGTCTGAATCTGTCGCTGAAAGCATCTTGGATCTATATGGCGATTCATCATGGGGCGTCTTTACAAAAAAAGCTGACTCCCTTCAGAAGCTGGGGTTGCATACCGAATCTGTTTCCTATAGAGATAGCGCATTGGAGTCCTACACAGACGGGGTGACTGAAATCCGGAATTATCTGCAGGTTAAAAGAAATCACTCTTTGGCTCTTTCGTACAATTACGCAGCGGAAGGCATTCCCCTTTTGGCATCCGCTTACCAGCTGATGGACAGTACTAATCTCCCTTTGGATGAGAAAATATCCCTCCTCAATACCTACTATCATTTTCTCGGATACAACGGAAAATGGCCCGAGGCGCTTCCGGTAGCCGAAAAAATCCACAGAACCCTTATTACCACAGATGATCCTGACCCGGAAAGTTTATCGAGTGTTCTTTTTGATATTGCCTATATCCACAACAAAATCGGGAACTACCCAGAGGCTGTGGAATTTTATGAGCAGGCGCTTGACAAGCAAATATCTTTCTATGGAGAAAGCCACCAAGAGGTAGGCCTAACTTATAACAACTTGGCATTTAACTATGGCTTACTGGGCCTGTCAAATAAGCAGTACCAAACTTATCAAAAAGCGGCAAAAGTATGGGAAGAAGCTGAGGAATTGGATCAAAGTTACCTGATGACGGTTTACGGGAATTTGATCAATTGGAATTTACGGTATGGTGACCTCAATGAAGCGGAAGGGCTATTGGCTAAAATCAGAGAACTAGTTGTCAATAAAGATGAAAATTGGGGGAAGAAAAACCAGTTGATTTCCCAGAAAAAAGATGATCCGAACCTCCACTTGATGTTGAATTATTGGAACAAACACTTACATGTCCTGACACAAAAAGGGCAATTGGATGAGGCCATCAGCTACAGAGACTCTATCGCATCTCTGGTCTCATCCATAGACCAATCCCATATTCAAGAGTTCCTAAAGTATCTGGTCAGTTCTGAGGAAGAATTGGCAGAACTCCATTTTTTGAAAGGAGACTTTGATGGTGCAATTTCCCACTATGAAAAAGCATTAAAAATTAAAGACAGCCACGGTCACTCCTCTTTAGTGGCTGACACGTATGCAAAACTGTCCTTGATTTATCTGGATAAAAACAATCCTGCGATTGCCGAAAAATATATTGACTCTGCCATGGCCGTCTCCCGGCACAAGGGAGAGGTGATTGACTATATTATTATTGCAGCTAAAATCGCCAACGCAAAACATGATCTAAAGAGCGCAAAACACTACGGAAGTAAGACATTGGCGATGTTGACAGGATCAGACAGTCTGTCTAGCTCACTGCAGTCTATTCAGTTGGTCGATTTTGGTGGACGGGTACATTCAAATTACATCTCAGGACTGACCATCGTTGGGCAAACATATCTTTCGCTTTTTGACAGTACGGCTTCATATCAGGATTTGGAAACCGCAAAGCATCTTTTTCAATTGGCCATGGCAATGCTGGACAGCTATTACCTAGGTGGTGCATATACTGATGCCTTAGCATCCCTGCAGTCAAAGATCCAGCTTGGGCTGCTGGAATGCCATCTTAGATCAGAACATCCGGAAGACGAGGGCGCTCTAAGCCAGTTATTGGGCCTCTTGGAAAACAATAGGAGCAGTCAGGATTGGAAGAAGTTCATGAAAAATGCACGCCAAACAGCCATTCTTGTTCCCGATTCAATTCAACAAAAGGAAGATGAGCACCGCAAACTGATTGTCCACTACAAAGAACAGTTGCTAAGCCTCCAAAAAGATTCCGCTGAGACCGGGCAGCCGGACTTCTTGAGATCCAAGCTCCATCACCACGAGCAAGAGCTCGAGATTCTGGAGAGTACATTGGAAGAACTCACTCCCCAGTACCTGAGACTGAGTCAAAGCAATGTTAAACTATCCCATGTTCAAGAGGCAATAGACAAACAAACGACCCTTCTGAGATATCTAGTGACAGACTCTTCTTCTTATCTGTTTGAAATCTCAAAGAACAAAATCTTGCTGCATAGCCTCGGCTCCACCACCAAGCTTAGATCTTTAGTATCCAAGACAATGGATCAACTGAAGAGTAGGGATATAGCTTTTTATGAATCTTCCACGGAGCTGTTTGCATCCCTCTTTCCTGATGGAATAGATTCTGATTTCCAGAGGCAATTATTGATCATTCCCGATGATATAGTAAACTATGTGCCTTTTGAAGCGCTGACACCAACCGGTAAGCCCGACGGATTTCTGGTGACACAGCATGACATCAGCTACTCCGGTTCGCTACCGCTCTGGTTGCTACAGGAAGGAATGGAGAAAAACAGCACTGCTTCCTTTGCTGCTTTTGCTCCGCAATATTCCACTACTCAGGAAAAAGAATTGCTACGGGGCAATTCAGCTATTGATTTGCCGGGTGCCGCCTCAGAAGCTATCCGGATCTCCGAATTACTGGAAGGTGAAATCCATCAGGGAGATAAGCTGGATAAGGGTTTCTTCCTAGCAAAAGCCAAGGATTATTCAATTTTGCATCTTGCCATGCATGCAGAAGTCAACGACCTGGAAGGAGAGCAATCCAGTTTTGTATTTGCTGATGACAGTAGGCTTCATGCTTATGAACTTTATAATATGCGGCTTCAGGCGGATCTCGCTACCTTGAGTGCTTGCAATACTGGATATGGCCCGATCAAGAAAGGGGAAGGGGTAAAAAGTTTGGCTACTGCATTTTCATATGCCGGCGTACCAAGCTTGATCATGGGACTTTGGCAACTCCCCGATCAAAGTTCTGAATCGCTTATGGTCTCTTTTTATCAATCTTTATTGGAAGGAAATAAAAAAAACACTTCACTGGCCAATGCTAAGCGGGAATATCTAAAAGCCAATCCGGATGCGGAGCTAAGTCATCCATTTTACTGGGCAGGGCTGGTAGTCTCCGGCAATACCAATCCTATCAGGCACGCTGGAATACCCAATTGGATGATAGCAATTGCCTTACTTTTGATCGTGGGGGGAATAGGAATTAGCTGGAGAGTCAGAGCTAAAAAGACCAGTTAA
- a CDS encoding sigma-70 family RNA polymerase sigma factor, with the protein MSEILIEKLKSGDKAALGEVYKLYREQFLQFAKRYHKDEELLQDIYQDVSIALFDRAVSGKLELEKSSIKTYLFSMGKFMLFTKLKKERPGVEFTQDQEWTQGMYEEAKLFIEEPDSKVSFLGKSLAKLGEKCKKILELYYYENKSMKEIQLLLDYNHPDVVKSHKSRCMKTLKESFKHKKFEY; encoded by the coding sequence ATGAGTGAAATTCTTATAGAGAAGCTGAAATCCGGGGATAAAGCCGCACTTGGAGAAGTTTATAAATTATATCGGGAGCAATTCCTCCAATTTGCCAAACGCTACCACAAGGACGAGGAGCTACTCCAGGACATCTATCAAGATGTAAGTATTGCCTTATTTGACAGGGCTGTAAGCGGGAAATTAGAACTGGAAAAAAGCAGTATCAAAACCTACCTCTTTTCGATGGGGAAGTTTATGTTGTTTACCAAGCTGAAAAAGGAACGTCCAGGCGTAGAATTCACCCAAGATCAGGAATGGACTCAGGGAATGTATGAAGAAGCCAAACTCTTTATAGAAGAACCTGATTCCAAAGTGTCTTTCCTCGGAAAATCACTCGCCAAGCTCGGGGAAAAATGCAAAAAAATCCTTGAGCTGTATTACTATGAAAACAAAAGCATGAAGGAAATCCAGTTATTGTTGGATTACAATCATCCGGATGTGGTCAAAAGCCACAAATCCCGCTGCATGAAGACACTCAAGGAGTCGTTTAAACACAAAAAATTTGAATACTAA
- a CDS encoding DUF4412 domain-containing protein, translated as MKRYFNSKIYPLCFCLFFMVIEGQSQVLKKLKDQMATKAISGDDQSKEGKGLGGFDLSGMMGQTKDFKAPSAYSFDFQVTMEMNMEKGKPMTQVWKYNVAESYFGMEMSGMLIIYDLDSDVMVTLNPKDKTYTAMSTSMMGMFGNAADDEDDANMPEMKKTNETKTILGYTATKYIMEDEDLTGEFWMAPEVKFDQAAFAKSLGSYSKKSVPLPEKMQGFMMEMTAFDKKGKVTSHMKVVQLGEIEQVIDMSQYKNGMAF; from the coding sequence ATGAAAAGATATTTTAATTCCAAGATTTACCCACTGTGTTTCTGCCTGTTTTTTATGGTAATCGAAGGACAATCCCAAGTCTTGAAAAAACTCAAAGACCAGATGGCAACCAAAGCCATTTCGGGAGATGACCAATCCAAAGAAGGGAAAGGATTAGGGGGATTTGATTTGTCCGGGATGATGGGTCAGACCAAGGACTTTAAGGCTCCTTCTGCATACAGCTTTGATTTCCAGGTTACCATGGAGATGAATATGGAAAAGGGCAAGCCTATGACCCAAGTATGGAAGTACAATGTGGCCGAAAGCTACTTTGGAATGGAAATGTCCGGTATGCTGATCATATATGACCTGGACAGTGATGTAATGGTAACCCTCAATCCCAAAGACAAAACATACACGGCAATGTCCACCTCCATGATGGGAATGTTCGGAAATGCTGCTGATGATGAGGATGATGCCAACATGCCTGAAATGAAAAAGACCAATGAGACCAAAACGATTTTGGGCTACACCGCCACCAAATATATCATGGAGGATGAAGACTTGACAGGAGAATTTTGGATGGCTCCTGAAGTGAAGTTTGATCAGGCCGCCTTTGCCAAATCCCTAGGATCTTATTCTAAAAAGTCTGTGCCCTTACCGGAGAAAATGCAGGGATTCATGATGGAAATGACGGCTTTTGACAAGAAAGGAAAAGTCACTTCCCATATGAAAGTAGTGCAGCTTGGCGAGATCGAGCAAGTGATAGATATGAGTCAATACAAGAATGGGATGGCCTTTTAA